CCTAATCTGGACTAAAGTATTGGATGAACAAGAGTTAAACAATATGAATTAAAATATTCTGATAATAGCCGTGTTGTTATTTAGAATTTATTTCAGCCGTCTTTTAATCTACTGCTCAATCATAACGAGTTGTTGTGTGTAATGATGCTACGGCGTTTTTTCTATTGCAGAATGCttttattatcttattatttGTTCAATAACAGCTACTAACACTCCATGAAAATGAAAGCATGTGTGTCCGTTTAGCACAACTGCCTGCACGATCACGTGTCTGTTCTGCATTTTATTAAACGGCACTAAAAGCATTAATGTGTGAAGTAAATAAAACTAACTGTGTTTCTTTTGCTTGACCGAGTGTGTAGATGTTTATGTTCATCAACCCCCTTTTTTCCTCGACCCAGGATGCTCTGTGGTGCTCGTATTCGTGTCGAGATGTCGAACGGAATGTCCCGGAAATCTCGCTTCGGCCGGCCGAGCCGTAGGGCGTTCGATCCGAACGACCGCTGCTACCAGTGTGGCGAGACGGGACATTACGCCTACGACTGCTACCGCTTCAGCAGGCGAGGTGGCCGACGCAGCAGGTACGAACAGATTgaacgcgtgtgtgtgtggtggtctAGCTTAATACAATGTTAAATCTGTAAAGCTCATACGAAGCAGGACCAGTGTCAGTTTTGGATGATATCTTCAGGTTCTCTATACACACCCACCTCACCCCACACTAACACTCTCCCTGTCAGTCACATGACTTGTATAATAGCTCATGACCTTTAAAATTAATCATATTTCTCAGTCTTGGGCTTTTAATGGGGCTTTATTCagttttctgattttttttttcagcaggTCTCGGTCTAGATCTCGCGGTCGCCGCTACCACTCACGCAGCCGTAGCAATGAGCGGTAAGTGTAcgttgtacatgtgtgtatagacTGGAGACGTTTTCCTTTCAGCCCGCTGCATTGATTTTCGTTTTGTTTCTCAGGAGGCATCGTCGTTCCCCTTCATACTCCAAAAGGAGGAGCAGGTGAGCTCCACTCGACgggctacacacacacttgctttTACGAGCTGCATTAAGCAACATAATCGGACTAAGACAGAAAACTAAAACGTCTGTGTTTTCTGTTGGAAGGTCTGGGTCCCAGGACCGTTCTAGATCCAGAACTCCAGTCAGGCGCTCTCGCTCTCCTGTGCGCCGCTCCAGAAGTCCAGCCAGAAGGTCGAGAACACCGGTCCGCAGGAGCAGGTGGGAAGATATTAGCACGTTTGTCTCTGTGGGGTATCCGTTGGAAGgctgtgggttcgaatcctgaCTGCCGTGCTGCCACTGGTgtttgagcaaagcccttaaccctcttgccCGTCCCTCGGACGTTCTGTCCTCTTAACcttgtgctggtgttggtctACGCTGTTGGTTGACCCATACCGTGTTTATTCCTGCATACGagagtggctcggtgggtagcactctcacctcacagcaagaaggtcctgggttcgattcccaggtggggcagtcccggtcctttctgtgtggagtttgcatgttctccccgtgtctgtgtgggtttcctacctgtgctgtcatgaatgtaaacaaaataaataaataatcctaCAAATAAACTTCTTCTGCGTTTGAACAGTCGCTCTCGATCACGTTCCCGCTCCAACTCCAGACAGAGGGCACGCAGTGCGTCCAGATCCCGATCTCGTTCCCGATCACGCTCTCGTTCACGCTCAGTCAGCCAGAAGAGAGACAGGTAAGGCCGTCCTGCCCTAAATACACCTATGTAATGGCACCGGATTCATTCTATTTTACCCCAAATGCAGTTGCTCTAGGTGTATGCTGGCCGCACTTAGTCCAGTCCGTCTACTGAACAGATAAAACAGCTGttgaatggggggggggggggggggggggttaggccCATGTTAAAAATGGGCTGTATTGGGATGGAGGGAAAACAAAACGGCATCATTCACCAGATCTGTGTGGGTCTGTTTATAGGAGGCCTGAATTTACACTGGTGCTGCATTTGTGTGTAAAATCGAGTGACGGACGATGCTCACGTCTCatgctaaataaatacaacacgCATGCTAATGTACGCTGATCCGTCTTTCTCTGCTAGTCGTTCCAGGTCTCCGAGCCCAAGAAAGAACCCCACACCGGACGCCGACTGATTCGGAGCAACGTTTTCTCGTCTCTCGATCTCCCCCCACCCCCCTCTGCCTACCCCCCTGTATGCTGAAGCCTCTCGGCTGTCCCACTAGCTGCAGTTCAGGTTTCACTGGTTTCATCGAATCTTTTTGTTCGTTAACGACCTTCCCTGCAGTTTCAGTTCGGTTTCTCTGCAGCCGTGTGTACAATCGAACATCTGTACTACTTTCTGCTCCCTCTAATTTCAGGAGGTTTTTTGTGCTACACCACCTTCCTCCTAAAATCCtcgtaaatatatttttaagaaTTTTAAGTCATTTTTAGTTTGTGTTTTGGGACTGTGGTCAGCGAGTGTCTGGTTGGGGGGCTGGGTCAGTTTATctagttgggggggggggagaaaAAATGAGCTGTGATTGGGTCAAAGCTGAGTTTAAAgtatttttgtttagttatttttttttaatttttattttttatttttttcgtTGGAAATGCCATTGATCTTTTTAATAAAGTGAATCTTTACACACTTGATTGTTTCATTgcttaacctttttttttttttttatgaattatTGCTATTCTTGCTTGTCCGGGATGTTAAATTGTTAAGTTAGTAGGAGTGACTTAAATCGAATCAGCAAACTAGTTGGACCATTTGTGGCTTTGTGTGGAGAAATTGGTGTGTGAACCTTGGCCAGCTCATTTGATGTGATTAAATTTCAGAGTGCCGTGATTTCACTGAAAATGAACTTTTATGACTTTGTAATTCTATACATTAtgcatatttgttttatattctagtctATTTCAGTgctctagtcgtatccaattgccCATTTATGGCTTTTCTCTAGTAACTCTTCCAAATAGTTTATAAAGTGCTGTGATTTCTTCAGCTCAGTCATGAATGAAACAAAAACCCAGTTAAAATAATTTACTGGAAGCTGTGGGCTGAGGTGTCTTCAGCAGCTTGTCTGTAGAAATTACCTGGGAGAGTAAAGTCACGTTTCAGTTGGTACATATTCTGTGTGCTGTCTTCCattcattgatttttaactgttcagTGGTGACCTGACATTAAATGAATCTGAACACTTTCGATTCCTGGAAGATCTGAACTGTTCCAGTCTCCTGGATCACTTGTTAAAGATCAGTTAACTTCTGGTTGGTTGGTATGCAGGGTAAACTTAGTAAACTGAATGTGGCATGCACTCAAGAGAAAGAATAACTGGTAATGGTAGTAATGGTAATGGTTTTTGTTGTCACCACCACTTCTAACAATGTGCAGTCAAGTAAACATCTGGATGTGAAATATCTCTCACGTTTCATAAATGGGTGAGGATGACTGCAGGgctaatatacaaataaatgccAATCATAAGTTGTTAAACCAGATATTTTTACATGATGTATGTGCATGAGGAAACTCATTTTACATGCAAAAATGTGTCAAACCCCAAATACCCTCAAtccaaaaagtaaataaatggaatcAATCAGAACATGTCTTGTGCCAGACAGCATGGCTAAAAAATCTTTTAATATACCCTCTGAATACAGGAACTGGAACTAACATGTTAATCTAAACAAAAACGATGCTTTCAGGGCCTCGGCCGGGGATTTTGGGCCACCGCAGAGCCTCAACGACCCTGAAAATATAACCATGTGCAGCCGTGCATGCAACATGCAGTGGATGTGCATACAGTGGGATTCACTCATTAATGTGGTTCAAGAGCTATTTTAATGGTATAATTCTAAGAATTGGACAATTCGATGCCCTTTCTTTTCTCTCTCATgagttaattttatttatttgtgttttgggTAATTAGATTTATAATGAGACATGATGGTGCAGCCCTGTTCACCACTAGTCAGCACCGTTCTCGCCTGGATTGAGGGCGGACTGAACCATTTCATGTAAACAGGGGGGACAAAAGCTCTGTggacttttacttttaatactttcaGCCAAACCAGTTGAGAAAAGataaagttaataataataatgtattatatatgttttttaatTCCCAAATGTTCTAATAACTTTAGGGCCCCTGTCAATCGCAGGCCCTTAGAATCGTCCTAACACCCCCATACTGCACCAGTGGTTGAATCCAATCCGCACACTATCGTTTCactattttatctttatttttaactgtatttttgaGGCACTTTAGGGCAGCAAATCCACCTGCTGGTTTACCATGAGGAAACCCTCAGCTCATCAGGGCCTTTATAGCGTGGTTGTGAATGTTCTCTGATTCGGGGCGAGGATCGAACCCCTGAAAACAGGCGTCGTGCCCTTTAAACGTGGGCGTGTCCACCTACAGTGGGCGTGTCCACCTACAGTGGGCGTGTCCACCTACAGTGGGCGTGTCCTCCGGGCGCCTCTCTCTTATTGTCCTGCAGCGTTTTTACGCATCGCATTTTTGTCCTGCTCGGAGTTGCCGTCGTTCCTGTCCATTTTAAAGCGCTATAGAGAAGAGAAGATGGCTGCTGTTGCGGGGCGCTATTACAGTGAGGGAGGCAGAGCCACCAAACGACAGAAAACTGACGGAGACGGAATGACCTCGGTATTATTCACTCTCGGTTTTAAAAGTATTCATTTCCCTTCAAGAGAAGTGAGAATGCCGTTGCTAGCACGGATGCTAACGTGCTAATTGTGTAGACGCCGCGCTGCTCCTTcgctttattatatatttaatgcgTAATTTTAGTTTTAAGGCAATTTATGgttatattaatttttttacatcaaACTCGcgatttttattgcattttgttAATTTGCGCTCGAGTATTATCGCTAAACTGAGAGCTTAAATCTGCGCTCATTGTTCTAACCAGCTAGCCTAGCGTAGCCTAGCCTAGCCTGGTGCTAACCTCACCGTGTCCGTCTGTTTATATAATATG
The DNA window shown above is from Trichomycterus rosablanca isolate fTriRos1 chromosome 26, fTriRos1.hap1, whole genome shotgun sequence and carries:
- the srsf7a gene encoding serine and arginine rich splicing factor 7a isoform X2 translates to MSYSSRSSYDCKVYVGDLGSGAAKGELEQAFGYYGPLRNVWVARNPPGFAFVEYEDSRDAEDAVKGMDGKMLCGARIRVEMSNGMSRKSRFGRPSRRAFDPNDRCYQCGETGHYAYDCYRFSRRGGRRSRSRSRSRGRRYHSRSRSNERRHRRSPSYSKRRSRSGSQDRSRSRTPVRRSRSPVRRSRSPARRSRTPVRRSSRSRSRSRSNSRQRARSASRSRSRSRSRSRSRSVSQKRDSRSRSPSPRKNPTPDAD
- the srsf7a gene encoding serine and arginine rich splicing factor 7a isoform X1; this translates as MSYSSRSSYDCKVYVGDLGSGAAKGELEQAFGYYGPLRNVWVARNPPGFAFVEYEDSRDAEDAVKGMDGKMLCGARIRVEMSNGMSRKSRFGRPSRRAFDPNDRCYQCGETGHYAYDCYRFSRRGGRRSSRSRSRSRGRRYHSRSRSNERRHRRSPSYSKRRSRSGSQDRSRSRTPVRRSRSPVRRSRSPARRSRTPVRRSSRSRSRSRSNSRQRARSASRSRSRSRSRSRSRSVSQKRDSRSRSPSPRKNPTPDAD